In one window of Chryseobacterium sp. JV274 DNA:
- the rfbC gene encoding dTDP-4-dehydrorhamnose 3,5-epimerase encodes MKIKETPLKDCYIIEPTIFEDERGYFFEKFNEKKFEELTGMNGHFVQDNVSRSSYGVLRGLHLQKGEHAQAKLVSCLEGSVWDVAVDLREDSPTFGQWFGIELTAENKLQLYVPRGFGHGFAVLSTHAVFSYKCDNFYNKESEGSVKFNDPDLDIDWKVDEKDAILSEKDQNSPGFKDKNF; translated from the coding sequence ATGAAAATTAAAGAAACCCCGCTTAAAGATTGCTATATCATAGAGCCTACCATATTTGAAGATGAAAGAGGCTACTTCTTTGAAAAATTCAACGAAAAGAAATTTGAAGAATTAACAGGAATGAACGGCCACTTTGTCCAGGATAATGTTTCCAGATCATCTTATGGAGTGCTTAGAGGACTCCATCTTCAGAAAGGTGAGCATGCACAGGCAAAACTGGTATCATGTCTTGAGGGTAGTGTGTGGGATGTTGCTGTGGATCTTAGAGAAGATTCTCCTACTTTTGGGCAATGGTTCGGAATAGAGCTTACCGCAGAAAATAAACTACAGCTTTATGTACCAAGAGGTTTTGGACACGGATTTGCCGTATTAAGTACCCATGCTGTATTTTCCTATAAATGTGATAACTTTTATAACAAAGAATCAGAAGGCAGCGTAAAGTTCAATGATCCGGATCTTGATATTGATTGGAAAGTTGATGAAAAAGACGCCATACTTTCGGAAAAAGATCAGAACTCCCCTGGATTTAAAGACAAAAACTTTTAA
- a CDS encoding sugar transferase, translating to MNQYKYWKVVFDFILAVILTLFLMPVLIVLFVIASIDTSSNGIFFQTRIGQYGRPFTIFKFKTIHDKKRVCSRIGQTLRKFKFDEFPQLFNILKGDMSFVGPRPDIEGYYDKLAGADRKVLELKPGLTCEASIKYRDEEDLLNSQKNPLLYNDEILFPNKVKMNLDYFENMSFKNDTKILFKTIITILK from the coding sequence ATGAATCAGTACAAATATTGGAAAGTGGTTTTTGATTTTATCTTAGCGGTAATATTGACCCTCTTTCTTATGCCGGTGCTGATTGTTTTATTTGTGATTGCAAGTATCGATACATCTTCTAATGGAATTTTTTTTCAGACCCGGATAGGACAGTATGGAAGGCCATTTACCATATTTAAATTTAAAACAATTCATGATAAAAAAAGAGTATGCTCCAGAATCGGGCAGACGCTCAGGAAGTTTAAATTTGATGAATTTCCCCAATTGTTTAATATTTTAAAGGGTGATATGAGTTTTGTAGGTCCCAGACCTGATATCGAAGGTTATTACGATAAACTGGCCGGAGCAGATAGAAAAGTTCTGGAATTAAAACCCGGATTAACGTGTGAAGCAAGCATTAAATACAGAGATGAAGAAGACCTTCTGAACAGCCAGAAGAATCCTTTGCTATATAATGATGAAATATTATTTCCAAACAAAGTAAAAATGAATCTTGACTATTTTGAAAATATGTCTTTCAAAAATGATACGAAGATTTTATTTAAAACAATAATAACCATATTGAAATAG
- a CDS encoding aminotransferase class I/II-fold pyridoxal phosphate-dependent enzyme, translating to MNTKIWLSSPHMGGNEQKYINEAFEENWVAPLGPNVDGFEKDLEQFLGENAKVAVLSAGTAALHLALIECGVQHGDEVICQSMTFSASANPIAYCGGIPVFVDSEPDTWNMCPKALREAIEDRIQKGTKPKAIIVVHLYGMPAKMDEITAIAQEFQIPVIEDAAEALGSTYKGQACGTFGRFGVLSFNGNKIITTSGGGALVCHAQEDKDKTVFLSTQARDNAPHYQHSHIGFNYRMSNIVAGIGRGQMEVLKDRVVARRAMHDFYLDAFKNIEGVTVFSEPGNDFYSNHWLSAIIIDPQVAGKDREGLRLAFLEDNIESRPLWKPMHLQPVFESSPYYGGKISENLFDNGLCLPSGSNLSDDDRERIANVIRNYFGV from the coding sequence ATGAATACTAAAATCTGGTTGTCCTCACCTCATATGGGAGGTAACGAACAAAAATATATCAACGAAGCATTTGAAGAAAACTGGGTGGCACCATTGGGGCCTAATGTTGACGGATTTGAAAAAGATCTGGAGCAGTTTTTGGGTGAAAATGCAAAAGTTGCCGTTCTTTCTGCCGGTACTGCAGCATTGCATCTTGCCCTTATTGAATGTGGAGTACAGCATGGTGATGAGGTGATTTGCCAGTCAATGACTTTCTCAGCATCAGCCAATCCTATTGCTTACTGTGGAGGAATTCCTGTTTTTGTAGACAGCGAACCGGATACCTGGAATATGTGTCCAAAAGCTTTAAGAGAAGCCATTGAAGACAGAATTCAAAAAGGAACGAAGCCTAAAGCAATTATTGTAGTTCATTTGTATGGTATGCCTGCAAAAATGGACGAAATTACAGCTATTGCCCAGGAATTTCAGATTCCTGTTATAGAAGATGCTGCAGAAGCTCTTGGTTCTACTTACAAAGGACAGGCATGCGGAACATTCGGACGTTTTGGAGTATTAAGCTTTAACGGGAACAAAATTATTACTACATCAGGAGGCGGAGCTTTGGTTTGTCATGCTCAGGAAGATAAAGATAAAACGGTTTTCCTTTCCACTCAGGCAAGAGATAATGCACCTCATTATCAGCATTCACATATTGGTTTCAATTACAGAATGAGCAATATTGTTGCAGGGATAGGAAGAGGACAGATGGAAGTACTTAAAGATAGAGTGGTAGCGCGTAGAGCAATGCATGATTTCTATTTGGATGCCTTCAAAAATATTGAAGGAGTGACCGTGTTTTCTGAACCTGGAAATGATTTTTATTCAAATCACTGGTTATCTGCCATTATTATTGATCCGCAGGTAGCAGGAAAAGACAGAGAAGGCCTAAGACTTGCATTTTTAGAAGACAATATTGAATCAAGACCACTTTGGAAGCCAATGCACCTACAGCCGGTTTTTGAATCTTCTCCCTATTACGGAGGAAAAATTTCCGAAAATCTTTTTGATAACGGACTGTGTCTTCCGTCAGGGTCCAACTTGTCAGATGATGACAGAGAAAGAATTGCAAACGTAATCCGTAACTATTTCGGAGTTTAA
- a CDS encoding acetyltransferase: MYLFGASGHGKVIADIATANDIKIKAFIDQDITKKECYGLPVLNTLPADQEKLIISIGNNAIRKKIAQEVKNEIGILIHPKSINSDSVTIEEGTVVMGGVVINAETTIGKHCIINTNASVDHDCLIEDFVHISPNAALAGGVEVGEGTQIGIGASVIQGIKIGKWCVVGAGAVIINDIPDYSVVVGNPGKIIKKNII; encoded by the coding sequence ATGTATTTATTCGGAGCAAGTGGACACGGAAAGGTAATTGCAGATATTGCAACAGCTAATGATATAAAAATTAAAGCATTCATAGATCAGGATATCACTAAAAAAGAATGCTATGGGCTTCCTGTGTTGAATACTCTGCCGGCGGATCAGGAAAAACTGATTATTTCCATTGGAAATAACGCTATCCGCAAGAAGATTGCACAAGAAGTTAAGAATGAGATTGGTATTTTAATACATCCGAAATCTATAAATTCAGATTCCGTAACCATTGAAGAAGGAACTGTAGTAATGGGAGGGGTCGTAATCAATGCAGAAACTACCATCGGAAAACACTGTATCATCAATACCAACGCTTCAGTAGATCATGATTGTTTAATTGAAGACTTTGTTCATATTTCACCCAATGCAGCGCTTGCTGGAGGGGTTGAAGTAGGAGAAGGTACCCAGATTGGAATCGGGGCATCAGTAATACAGGGGATCAAAATAGGAAAATGGTGTGTAGTAGGTGCTGGTGCAGTAATTATTAATGATATTCCTGATTATTCAGTTGTGGTAGGAAATCCTGGTAAAATCATCAAAAAAAATATTATATAA
- a CDS encoding sugar transferase produces the protein MYKNYLKRIFDFVVSLIGITLLLPIFLIVMVGLFLSNNGKPFFFQQRPGRNGKVFKIIKFKTMNDKKDSNGNLLSDAERLTALGAFVRKTSLDEIPQLLNVLKGDMSLIGPRPLLVQYLPLYNENQARRHEVRPGITGWAQVNGRNAISWNQKFDYDVWYVENISFILDVKIFFLTAKKVFVREGISADGHVTIEPFRGN, from the coding sequence ATGTACAAAAATTATTTAAAGAGGATTTTCGACTTTGTAGTTTCTCTCATAGGAATTACCCTTCTGCTTCCAATTTTTCTTATTGTGATGGTTGGATTGTTTCTTTCCAATAATGGGAAGCCTTTTTTCTTTCAACAGAGACCTGGCAGAAATGGTAAGGTATTTAAAATTATAAAGTTTAAAACAATGAATGATAAAAAGGATTCTAATGGAAACCTTTTATCAGATGCAGAAAGATTAACAGCTCTGGGAGCATTTGTCCGTAAAACATCTCTGGACGAAATTCCACAATTACTTAATGTTCTTAAAGGAGATATGTCCCTTATTGGGCCTAGACCTCTTTTAGTTCAGTATCTGCCACTGTATAATGAAAATCAGGCACGCAGACATGAGGTAAGGCCGGGAATTACCGGATGGGCACAAGTAAATGGTAGAAATGCAATATCATGGAATCAGAAATTTGATTATGATGTATGGTATGTAGAAAATATATCATTCATCTTAGATGTGAAGATTTTCTTTCTGACAGCAAAGAAAGTGTTTGTAAGAGAAGGCATTTCTGCTGATGGACATGTAACCATAGAACCCTTTCGGGGAAATTAA
- a CDS encoding O-antigen ligase family protein, translated as MKITINNNFIYKLFLLSVMVGNTIAISFAKPLEMNPRNFSIPYRIFIIIFSLLIIYRERKNISFKNISIISLVVFWIFYIIKLMYSFNNYSFNQEVLLSRNEDIFRILCMVLLPSIALLCINYSKIDFKSIVKYYVTILCSLLVINYIYGYIKLDHIFSTYYIMYGHIGASLFIISLFLLLFCREDYKSYFLFFCLFLGLFNVIQSMARSPIVAISVCSLYMIILKGNKKYILYALILLLLFIGLIILHEQYGNGEITSFNRMYKWIAQGDTSSRGPLYSKAIEIFNSHRLFGGRILFEDGVHPHNIFLELLMGTGILGLIIYFLKFWPVVKNAALFWNIQKGNIYYKLIFALFLQYFTLVQTSCNLFNIPEFLYFSSMIIGIGYTAKTQEV; from the coding sequence TTGAAAATTACTATTAATAATAATTTCATTTATAAACTATTCCTGTTATCTGTTATGGTGGGAAATACTATTGCCATCTCCTTTGCAAAACCTTTGGAGATGAACCCCAGGAATTTTTCTATACCATACCGAATCTTCATCATTATTTTTTCTTTATTGATAATATACAGAGAAAGAAAAAATATCAGCTTTAAAAATATTTCAATAATAAGCCTTGTTGTATTTTGGATTTTTTATATCATCAAGCTTATGTATTCGTTTAATAATTATTCCTTTAATCAGGAAGTACTATTATCAAGGAATGAAGATATTTTCAGAATCTTATGTATGGTACTTTTACCCAGCATTGCATTATTATGTATCAACTATAGTAAAATAGATTTTAAAAGTATAGTAAAATACTATGTTACTATTCTCTGTAGCCTTCTTGTTATAAATTATATATATGGCTATATAAAATTAGACCATATTTTTAGTACGTACTACATAATGTATGGTCATATAGGAGCTTCATTGTTTATCATATCATTATTTTTGCTTTTGTTTTGCAGAGAGGATTATAAATCCTATTTTCTGTTCTTTTGCCTTTTTTTAGGCCTTTTTAATGTTATACAGTCTATGGCGAGAAGTCCAATTGTAGCTATTTCTGTATGTTCTTTGTATATGATTATTTTAAAAGGGAATAAAAAATATATTTTATATGCTCTGATTTTGCTGCTGCTGTTTATAGGATTGATTATTTTGCATGAGCAATATGGCAACGGAGAAATTACAAGTTTTAACAGAATGTATAAATGGATAGCACAGGGAGATACATCAAGCAGAGGTCCATTGTATAGCAAAGCTATCGAGATATTTAATTCACATCGTTTATTCGGAGGAAGGATATTGTTTGAGGACGGCGTTCACCCACATAATATTTTTTTAGAGCTTTTAATGGGCACAGGTATTTTAGGGCTGATTATTTATTTCTTAAAATTTTGGCCCGTTGTAAAAAATGCTGCCTTATTTTGGAATATTCAAAAGGGAAATATATACTATAAACTGATTTTTGCGTTATTTTTGCAATACTTTACTTTGGTACAGACTTCCTGCAATCTTTTCAATATACCGGAATTTTTGTACTTTAGCTCAATGATTATAGGTATTGGTTATACTGCAAAAACACAGGAAGTTTAA
- a CDS encoding glycosyltransferase family 4 protein, translated as MNIWLISKYASPPQYAKVPSRLFYLAREFKRQGNNTLMITSDSNHFTNCPETDKIYNDEEEDGVAIRWIKTKKYTKTASMDRILSWFDFERKLFSMKLAGMTKPDTVIISSLSIFTIIYGYYLKKKFGSFLVFEIRDIWPLTMTEEAGFSKWHPLVLLIGFIEKFGYKNADLVAGTMPRLDLHVEELLGYKKPFHCSPLGFDPENYSEDFLTEKNPFLEIVPSGKVIIGYAGSMGVTNALEPFIETIQMMKENTDIHFVLVGSGDLRESYKEQLKDCSNVTFLQRIQQNEVKYFLQVCDILYLSTKDSKVWDYGQSMNKVVEYMLAAKPIIASYTGYPSMINEADCGKFINSTSTEDIKNAILYYANMSSEERIAIGGKGRKWILENRTYPVLGKKYMDAILFHSVKQKK; from the coding sequence ATGAATATCTGGCTGATTTCCAAATATGCCTCACCTCCACAATACGCAAAAGTTCCATCACGTTTGTTTTATTTGGCAAGAGAATTTAAAAGACAGGGAAATAATACCCTCATGATAACTTCAGATTCTAATCATTTTACCAATTGTCCTGAAACTGACAAGATCTATAATGATGAAGAGGAAGATGGGGTAGCTATAAGATGGATTAAAACAAAAAAATATACTAAAACGGCATCAATGGACAGGATATTGTCCTGGTTTGATTTTGAAAGAAAACTATTCTCTATGAAACTGGCCGGGATGACAAAGCCTGATACGGTTATCATTTCATCACTTTCTATTTTTACGATCATATATGGTTATTATCTGAAAAAAAAGTTTGGTAGTTTTTTAGTTTTTGAAATTCGTGATATCTGGCCTTTAACGATGACAGAAGAAGCGGGTTTTTCCAAATGGCATCCTCTTGTTTTATTGATAGGATTTATAGAAAAGTTTGGATATAAAAACGCTGATCTGGTTGCAGGAACAATGCCAAGGCTGGATTTACACGTAGAAGAATTACTCGGATATAAAAAACCTTTTCATTGTTCACCATTAGGATTTGATCCTGAAAATTATTCTGAAGACTTCCTAACAGAAAAAAATCCTTTTTTAGAAATAGTACCATCGGGTAAAGTCATTATTGGCTATGCGGGAAGTATGGGAGTTACTAATGCATTGGAACCTTTTATTGAAACAATACAGATGATGAAAGAGAACACTGATATCCATTTTGTATTAGTGGGAAGCGGTGATCTCAGAGAGTCCTACAAAGAACAGTTAAAAGATTGTTCTAATGTTACGTTTTTACAAAGAATCCAGCAAAACGAAGTGAAATATTTTCTCCAGGTTTGTGATATTCTATACTTATCCACCAAAGATTCAAAAGTGTGGGACTACGGGCAGTCTATGAACAAAGTAGTAGAATATATGCTCGCGGCGAAACCAATTATTGCTTCTTATACCGGATATCCTTCTATGATTAATGAAGCGGATTGTGGTAAATTTATCAACAGTACATCTACAGAAGATATAAAAAACGCAATTTTATATTATGCTAATATGAGCTCGGAAGAAAGAATAGCGATTGGAGGGAAAGGCAGAAAATGGATTCTTGAAAACAGGACATATCCGGTATTGGGAAAAAAATATATGGATGCTATTTTATTTCATTCCGTAAAGCAAAAGAAGTAG
- a CDS encoding glucosamine 6-phosphate synthetase encodes MCGIFGVVSKTHINKQKFQTLVKHSEQRGVDSSGLIYYQNNHYKVNRADYSIEKLLNKVKPYNNNIVLGHSRLITNGLGDNQPVVRGNICAIHNGIIVNEDEVWDKLSVSRQLKIDSEAIVAIAEEFLSNKENKIEDLPKEILSLCRGVIACALVLPEKGKLLLFSNNGSLYVGYNEDKTYFASENYGLKIIGCENISQIKDEAMILDIPVSEEKLNIVDEKSRVENLIPEFKFNTIEEGLLEYKKINIKRCTKCILPETMPFIKFDETGVCNYCKNYKPRNNPKPKEELFKLVEPYRRKGKELDCIVPFSGGRDSCYGLHLIVKELEMKPVTYTYDWGMVTDLGRRNISRMCADLGVENIIVAADISLKRKNIKMNLEAWLKSPHLGMMAMLTAGDKHFFRYVEDIKKQTGINLNLWGVNPLEVTHFKTGFLDIEPDFEEKRVYSHGAMKQLRYHSKRFRAMMQSPGYFNSSLWDTLSGEYYRSFTDKQDYYHIFDYWRWDEEQVDDTLLNHYDWEKAIDTTTTWRIGDGTAAFYNYVYYTVAGFTEHDTFRSNQIREGQMTRERALELVEIENTPRYQNIRWYLDTLGLDFEGVIKIVNNIPKLYKQ; translated from the coding sequence ATGTGTGGAATTTTTGGAGTCGTATCAAAGACTCATATAAACAAACAGAAGTTTCAAACCCTGGTAAAACACTCTGAACAAAGAGGAGTAGACTCCAGCGGTTTGATCTATTATCAAAATAATCACTATAAGGTAAACAGAGCAGATTATAGTATTGAAAAGTTACTGAATAAAGTAAAGCCGTATAATAATAATATTGTATTGGGGCACAGTAGGTTAATTACCAATGGTCTGGGAGATAATCAGCCAGTGGTGAGAGGAAATATATGTGCTATACATAACGGTATCATTGTAAACGAAGACGAAGTTTGGGATAAATTATCAGTAAGCAGACAACTGAAAATTGATTCCGAAGCTATTGTAGCCATTGCAGAAGAATTTCTTAGCAATAAGGAAAACAAAATTGAAGATCTCCCCAAAGAAATACTTTCCCTATGTAGAGGAGTTATTGCATGTGCTCTGGTATTACCAGAAAAAGGGAAATTGCTTCTTTTCTCCAATAATGGAAGTTTATACGTGGGTTACAATGAGGATAAAACTTATTTTGCTTCAGAAAATTATGGGCTTAAAATTATTGGATGCGAGAATATCAGTCAGATAAAAGATGAAGCTATGATTCTTGATATCCCTGTTTCAGAAGAAAAACTGAATATTGTAGATGAGAAAAGCAGAGTAGAAAATTTGATCCCTGAATTTAAATTTAATACAATTGAGGAAGGCTTACTGGAATACAAAAAGATAAACATCAAGAGATGTACAAAATGTATACTGCCGGAAACGATGCCTTTTATAAAATTTGATGAAACAGGAGTATGTAATTACTGTAAAAATTATAAACCAAGAAATAATCCTAAACCCAAAGAAGAATTATTTAAATTGGTTGAGCCGTACAGAAGAAAAGGAAAAGAATTAGACTGTATCGTTCCTTTCTCAGGAGGTAGAGATAGCTGCTACGGATTACACCTTATCGTAAAAGAGCTGGAAATGAAACCCGTTACTTATACTTATGATTGGGGAATGGTAACAGATCTTGGCCGAAGAAATATCAGCCGTATGTGTGCAGATCTTGGGGTAGAAAATATTATTGTAGCAGCAGATATTTCACTCAAAAGAAAGAATATAAAAATGAACCTTGAAGCATGGCTTAAATCTCCGCATTTAGGGATGATGGCAATGCTTACTGCAGGAGATAAACATTTCTTCAGATATGTAGAAGATATTAAGAAACAAACAGGGATCAACCTTAATCTTTGGGGAGTAAATCCATTGGAAGTAACTCACTTTAAAACAGGATTCTTAGATATTGAACCTGATTTTGAAGAGAAAAGAGTATACAGTCATGGAGCTATGAAACAGTTGAGATACCATTCTAAAAGATTCAGAGCAATGATGCAGAGTCCGGGATATTTCAATAGTTCACTTTGGGATACTCTTTCAGGAGAATACTACCGTAGTTTTACTGATAAGCAGGATTATTACCATATTTTTGATTACTGGAGATGGGATGAAGAACAGGTAGATGATACTCTTTTAAATCATTATGATTGGGAAAAAGCAATAGACACTACTACTACATGGAGAATTGGTGATGGTACGGCAGCTTTTTATAATTATGTATATTATACGGTAGCAGGTTTTACAGAACATGATACATTTAGAAGTAATCAGATTAGAGAAGGACAAATGACAAGAGAAAGAGCTTTAGAACTTGTCGAGATAGAGAATACTCCACGTTATCAGAATATCAGATGGTATCTTGATACTTTAGGACTGGATTTTGAAGGTGTGATAAAAATTGTTAACAATATTCCAAAATTGTATAAGCAATAA
- a CDS encoding glycosyltransferase — translation MPFIKVFNIATKNLKFLPRPVRYFLNLIEAFIRMVFPGIKYKPDIIHCHDTLYLPIAKMIKLFCGSKLIYDAHELESDKAGQSKILSKYTLFIEKMLWKDIDILISVSPSIINWYDEHLGKKKSVLILNSPLLDSSQKENIKNNYLREKFNIPEGKKIFLYLGIISEVGRGINLYLDVFQRKEVDSHIVFIGYGEYVDEIKKIALNNANIHYHPAVPHHQVVDVSMSADVGLCLVEAVSLSDYYCLPNKLFEYAFSELYILASDFPDIKKIVGEYNLGKCSSLNAENLFEIVKDVEHLDLNSRAKKDLYPLSWNFQESELLKMYNNILKNKE, via the coding sequence ATGCCTTTTATTAAGGTATTCAATATCGCTACAAAAAACCTGAAATTTTTACCAAGACCTGTCAGATATTTTCTTAATCTTATAGAGGCATTTATTAGAATGGTTTTTCCAGGGATCAAATATAAGCCGGATATCATTCATTGTCATGATACCTTATATTTGCCTATTGCAAAAATGATCAAATTATTTTGTGGATCAAAACTGATTTATGATGCCCATGAACTTGAATCAGATAAAGCAGGGCAGTCAAAAATACTTTCAAAGTATACGCTTTTCATTGAAAAGATGTTGTGGAAAGATATTGATATCCTGATTAGTGTGAGCCCATCAATTATTAATTGGTATGATGAGCATCTTGGGAAAAAGAAAAGTGTGTTGATATTGAATTCCCCTTTGCTTGACTCTTCTCAAAAAGAAAACATTAAAAATAATTATCTCAGAGAAAAATTTAATATCCCTGAAGGGAAAAAAATATTTTTATACCTGGGAATAATAAGTGAAGTGGGAAGAGGTATAAATTTGTATTTGGATGTTTTCCAAAGAAAAGAAGTAGATTCCCATATTGTTTTTATTGGTTATGGTGAATATGTAGATGAAATTAAAAAAATAGCACTCAATAATGCTAATATTCATTACCATCCGGCGGTTCCACATCATCAGGTAGTAGATGTGTCTATGTCTGCGGATGTAGGGCTTTGTTTAGTGGAAGCTGTTTCTTTAAGTGATTATTATTGCTTACCGAATAAATTATTTGAATATGCTTTCTCAGAATTATATATTTTAGCATCAGATTTTCCTGATATCAAAAAAATTGTTGGTGAATATAATTTAGGAAAATGTAGTAGCTTGAATGCTGAAAATTTATTTGAAATCGTAAAAGACGTTGAGCATTTAGATTTGAATAGTAGGGCGAAAAAAGACCTTTACCCACTTAGCTGGAACTTTCAGGAAAGTGAATTATTAAAAATGTATAATAATATTTTAAAAAATAAAGAATAA
- a CDS encoding lipopolysaccharide biosynthesis protein, translating into MKRKIISFLGSNILSQLILLIAVPLTGRIYSDYEIGVLSFTLSISAPLAYFYTLSYNKAIMLPGKSEEYSMLYAVSIFLSITISLISFFIILISTLFFDIDSYFLIVPLVAFSQSLYSASKDILIKKGLLNIVSKSMILNSIFAVIIILSGYYIKLSYWVLILSYVIPNFLATIFILFYLKIQRRNFVYREFYNIIIKYKSFPLHQMPAYFINTFNAELPSFFIKHYFGEAILGNYFMASKIVNKPLSLISESLNGLIYKDLSETNKAKLNKKMNTYVGLLFLVSLLFAIVYLIFGEYFFSLFFDINKWRKAFDMSKIIIFTTIISASFSHYSSGVLVKRKNKIFLVWEVITTLVLLVSFFLGKSSTIDLFIWIYVGVILFRYLLLSLLFNKS; encoded by the coding sequence ATGAAAAGAAAAATAATATCTTTTTTAGGAAGCAATATATTATCTCAATTAATATTACTGATTGCAGTCCCACTTACCGGAAGAATTTATTCTGATTATGAAATTGGAGTGCTGTCGTTTACTTTATCTATTTCCGCCCCATTGGCATATTTTTATACTTTGTCCTACAACAAAGCCATTATGTTACCAGGAAAGAGTGAGGAGTACAGTATGCTGTATGCTGTTTCGATTTTCTTAAGTATTACCATCTCATTAATTTCTTTTTTCATTATACTTATTTCAACTTTATTTTTTGATATAGATTCCTATTTTTTAATTGTACCATTGGTCGCATTTAGTCAATCTTTATATAGTGCATCAAAAGATATTCTTATTAAAAAAGGCTTGTTGAATATTGTAAGTAAATCAATGATATTAAACTCCATATTTGCAGTTATCATCATACTTTCTGGTTATTATATAAAACTATCATATTGGGTTTTGATATTATCTTATGTGATACCTAACTTTTTGGCTACTATATTTATATTGTTTTATCTCAAAATACAAAGAAGAAATTTTGTATACAGAGAGTTTTATAACATTATAATAAAATATAAGTCGTTTCCATTACATCAAATGCCAGCTTATTTTATCAATACTTTTAATGCAGAGTTACCTAGTTTCTTTATAAAGCATTATTTTGGAGAAGCTATTTTGGGAAATTATTTCATGGCTTCTAAAATTGTGAATAAACCATTAAGTTTAATATCTGAAAGTTTAAATGGATTAATATACAAAGACTTGTCAGAAACTAATAAAGCTAAGCTTAATAAGAAAATGAATACTTATGTTGGATTATTATTTTTAGTTTCCTTATTATTTGCTATAGTATATTTAATTTTTGGTGAATATTTTTTCTCTTTATTTTTTGATATTAATAAATGGAGAAAAGCGTTTGATATGAGTAAAATAATAATTTTTACCACTATTATTTCCGCATCTTTTTCTCATTACTCAAGCGGTGTATTGGTTAAACGGAAAAATAAAATTTTTCTCGTTTGGGAGGTAATTACTACTTTAGTTTTGCTTGTTTCATTTTTTTTAGGAAAGAGTTCTACAATAGATTTATTTATATGGATTTATGTGGGAGTAATTCTATTTAGATATTTATTACTTTCTTTACTATTTAATAAGTCTTGA
- a CDS encoding PHP domain-containing protein, with translation MKKGIFHFHSTYSYDGINTLEKIIKIIKEKKLDFVVLTDHDTIKGSLELQKKVKEQNLNVEIPTAAEYKTDRGDVIALNLKNEITDMRWQEFYKNAKEQNALLILPHPYDGHRQIEELAQAVDVIEIFNSRSSVINNYKSYLLALKYKKPVIWSSDSHIPQTLLNVVIGYEKKDLQFHEALTNGEIAPLFLKKSSVLDIFFSQLKKAYVNKDFKLFIYIVYKTLFKRAKEDYLNL, from the coding sequence ATGAAAAAAGGAATTTTTCATTTTCATAGTACCTATTCCTATGACGGAATTAATACACTTGAAAAAATAATTAAAATAATAAAAGAGAAAAAACTTGATTTTGTTGTTTTAACGGACCATGATACTATAAAAGGGAGCTTAGAACTTCAGAAAAAAGTAAAAGAACAAAATCTGAATGTAGAGATTCCTACTGCTGCAGAATATAAGACTGATAGAGGAGATGTTATTGCATTAAATTTGAAGAATGAAATAACAGATATGAGATGGCAGGAGTTTTATAAAAATGCAAAAGAACAAAATGCCCTACTGATTTTACCGCATCCCTACGACGGACACAGACAAATAGAAGAACTGGCACAAGCAGTTGATGTCATAGAAATATTTAATTCCAGATCATCAGTTATTAATAATTACAAGTCCTATCTATTGGCTTTGAAATATAAAAAGCCTGTAATTTGGAGTTCAGATTCTCATATCCCTCAAACGCTCTTAAATGTAGTGATAGGATATGAAAAAAAAGATTTACAGTTTCATGAAGCATTAACAAATGGAGAAATTGCTCCGTTATTTCTGAAAAAAAGCTCTGTTTTAGACATTTTTTTCTCACAACTCAAGAAAGCTTATGTAAACAAAGATTTTAAATTATTTATTTACATTGTATACAAAACTCTTTTTAAGAGAGCTAAAGAAGATTATTTAAATTTATGA